The following coding sequences lie in one Arachis hypogaea cultivar Tifrunner chromosome 4, arahy.Tifrunner.gnm2.J5K5, whole genome shotgun sequence genomic window:
- the LOC112796425 gene encoding chaperone protein dnaJ 49 has protein sequence MDGNKDEALRCLRIAEEAIAAGNKSRALKFIGIAQRLNHNLPVDDLLNMCEHLDSQSSASSSSSEHKGNENRVKSKPNGISKTDDEGLNEERNYTEENVKLIREIKLKSDYYAILGVEKSCSVEEIRKAYRKLSLKVHPDKNKAPGSEEAFKKVSKAFKCLSDDSSRRQYDQTGLVDEFEYNQQYSVPRRRRRTAASRDFFEDDFDPDEIFRAFFGQSDVFGRQHVYRTRATTHDHHHQRHGFQGVAGGTGLNVMLLVQLLPFLIILLLAYLPFSEPEYSLYKNYSYQFPKTIENYGIQYFVKSQAFDRNYPQGSAARTTIEDNVIKDYKNMLRRYCQIEIQRRSWNRNLPTPHCEKLQNFGVVA, from the coding sequence ATGGACGGCAACAAGGATGAGGCGCTGCGCTGCCTTCGAATAGCTGAGGAAGCGATCGCAGCCGGCAACAAATCCCGCGCCCTCAAATTCATCGGAATCGCTCAGCGGCTCAACCATAACCTCCCCGTCGATGATTTGCTGAACATGTGCGAGCACCTCGATTCTCAGTCCTctgcgtcttcttcttcttcagaacATAAAGGTAACGAAAATCGCGTTAAGAGCAAACCGAACGGTATATCGAAAACTGATGACGAGGGTTTGAACGAGGAGAGGAATTACACGGAGGAGAATGTGAAGTTGATTagggaaattaaattgaagaGTGATTACTATGCGATCTTGGGAGTTGAGAAGAGTTGTTCGGTTGAAGAGATTAGAAAGGCGTATAGGAAACTTTCCTTGAAGGTTCATCCGGATAAGAACAAGGCACCAGGTTCCGAAGAGGCCTTTAAGAAGGTCTCAAAAGCATTTAAATGCTTGAGTGATGATAGTTCTAGAAGGCAGTATGATCAGACTGGATTGGTGGATGAATTCGAGTACAATCAGCAGTACAGCGTTCCGCGCCGGAGGAGGAGAACTGCAGCAAGCCGGGATTTCTTCGAGGATGATTTCGATCCGGACGAGATATTCAGGGCCTTTTTTGGACAATCTGATGTGTTTGGGAGGCAACATGTTTACAGGACAAGGGCAACCAcccatgatcatcatcatcaaagacaTGGTTTTCAGGGTGTTGCAGGTGGAACGGGGCTTAATGTTATGCTCCTTGTTCAGTTGTTGCCGTTCTTGATCATTTTGCTGCTTGCTTACCTGCCATTCTCTGAACCTGAGTATTCTCTgtacaagaattactcataccaGTTTCCCAAGACCATAGAGAATTATGGGATTCAATATTTCGTAAAGTCTCAAGCTTTTGATCGTAACTATCCACAGGGGAGTGCTGCTCGCACTACCATTGAGGACAATGTTATAAAAGATTATAAAAATATGCTTCGGCGTTATTGTCAGATTGAGATTCAGAGGCGGAGTTGGAATAGGAATCTGCCTACTCCTCACTGTGAAAAGTTGCAAAACTTTGGAGTAGTAGCCTGA